One segment of Ipomoea triloba cultivar NCNSP0323 chromosome 12, ASM357664v1 DNA contains the following:
- the LOC115999459 gene encoding ADP-ribosylation factor-like: MRAQDEIEYKLGTSRRKSNGVTFIKFFSRLFAKKEMHILMVGLDASGKTTILYKLKLGCWCPGQDPSMHYFQNKHGLIFVVDSNDRDRIVEARDELHRMLNEDE; the protein is encoded by the exons aTGAGAGCACAAGATGAAATCGAGTACAAACTG GGAACATCGAGAAGAAAGAGCAATGGAGTAACATTCATCAAGTTCTTCAGTAGGCTTTTTGCCAAGAAGGAGATGCATATCCTGATGGTTGGTCTTGATGCATCTGGTAAGACAACCATATTGTACAAGCTCAAGTTGGGATGTTGGTGTCCAGGACAAGATCCGTCCATGCACTATTTCCAGAACAAACACGGTCTCATCTTTGTTGTTGATAGCAATGATAGAGATCGTATTGTGGAGGCAAGAGATGAATTGCACAGGATGTTGAATGAAGATGAGTGA
- the LOC115999844 gene encoding pentatricopeptide repeat-containing protein At2g01860, whose amino-acid sequence MENLLWSIRAHVISPTLIGIFPGVEKSSTSGSGVTSCSSSSTLLVWNRGNRRGERIALKAQFNSTRVYNRRLPKNLRYPRRPKLPPEFDVGFRTVFENDHQSPPEPIPGETSSDKIAADDNSQETLTKNDDDELKEVGEEQEGNEVLVYNDGIEWEPEEIEAISSLFKGRIPQKPGNLDRKRPLPLPLPHKLRPLGLPTPKRFTATNDVPFARKSISKRLYKEPSFLLGLAKEIKGLSPEEPVSTVLSKWAPFLRKGSLSLTIRELGHFGLPSRALQTFCWAQKHPHLFPDDRILASTIEVLARSHELKVSFDLDKFISLSSRSVFEAMLRGCIKGGSLKLALKLLSAAKDVKGMVDAGLYAKLILKFGKNSDKETIVLKLLEELAERDDLDLTQQDCTAIMKVCTRLRKFELVEGLYDWYKMSGRDPGVVMYTTLIHSRYMANRYREALAVVWEMEAANCLFDLPAYSVVIKLFVALNDISRAARYFSKLKEAGFSPTFDIYRDLMKIYSSSGRLAKCQEISREAEMAGYKWNYEMSIKQIS is encoded by the coding sequence ATGGAGAACTTGCTTTGGTCCATAAGAGCACATGTTATCTCCCCAACTCTTATTGGAATCTTTCCCGGAGTTGAGAAATCCAGTACAAGTGGTAGTGGAGTAACTTCTTGTTCATCTTCCAGTACATTGTTAGTATGGAACAGAGGGAATAGAAGAGGAGAGAGAATTGCTTTGAAAGCACAATTTAATTCTACCAGAGTTTATAATAGAAGACTTCCCAAGAACCTTCGTTATCCTCGGCGGCCCAAGCTCCCGCCGGAGTTTGATGTTGGGTTTCGCACTGTCTTTGAGAACGACCACCAGTCCCCACCGGAACCAATTCCAGGTGAGACTTCTTCTGATAAGATTGCAGCCGATGACAATTCTCAAGAAACCCTAACTAAAAATGATGACGATGAGCTAAAAGAGGTgggagaagaacaagaaggaaaCGAAGTGCTAGTCTATAATGATGGAATTGAATGGGAACCCGAAGAGATTGAAGCAATTTCATCTCTTTTCAAAGGGAGGATTCCTCAGAAGCCCGGAAATTTGGATAGGAAAAggcctctccctctccctcttcCTCACAAGCTTAGACCTCTTGGACTTCCCACACCAAAGAGATTCACTGCAACAAATGATGTTCCTTTTGCAAGGAAATCCATATCAAAGCGGCTATACAAGGAGCCAAGTTTCTTGCTTGGATTGGCTAAAGAAATTAAAGGTCTTTCACCGGAGGAGCCTGTATCTACAGTTCTTAGCAAGTGGGCTCCATTTCTTCGAAAAGGTTCCTTGTCACTGACCATCCGCGAGTTGGGCCATTTTGGTCTTCCCTCTCGAGCTCTGCAGACATTCTGTTGGGCACAGAAGCATCCCCATTTGTTCCCAGATGACCGAATTCTTGCCTCGACTATTGAGGTCTTGGCAAGATCACATGAGCTGAAAGTTTCATTTGATTTGGATAAGTTCATCAGCTTGTCGAGCCGAAGTGTGTTTGAGGCAATGCTGAGGGGGTGCATTAAAGGAGGAAGCTTGAAACTTGCATTGAAGCTTCTCTCAGCTGCAAAGGATGTTAAAGGAATGGTCGATGCTGGGTTGTATGCTAAGCTGATATTGAAATTTGGGAAGAATTCTGATAAAGAAACAATTGTACTTAAGTTGCTGGAGGAGCTTGCAGAAAGAGATGATCTTGATTTGACACAGCAAGACTGCACAGCTATCATGAAAGTGTGTACGCGATTGAGGAAATTTGAATTGGTGGAGGGATTATATGACTGGTACAAGATGTCTGGGCGTGATCCTGGTGTAGTCATGTACACTACTCTGATTCACAGTCGTTACATGGCAAATAGATACCGGGAGGCTTTGGCTGTTGTCTGGGAAATGGAAGCTGCAAATTGCCTTTTTGATCTTCCAGCTTATAGTGTAGTAATAAAGCTCTTTGTTGCTCTGAATGATATCTCAAGGGCTGCACGCTATTTCTCTAAACTTAAGGAGGCTGGTTTTTCTCCGACTTTTGACATATACCGGGACTTGATGAAGATTTATAGTTCTTCTGGGCGGCTAGCTAAGTGTCAGGAGATCTCCAGGGAGGCAGAGATGGCTGGGTACAAGTGGAACTACGAGATGAGTATTAAGCAGATAAGTTGA